In Armatimonadota bacterium, the following proteins share a genomic window:
- the pstA gene encoding phosphate ABC transporter permease PstA, with product MTAVAVEQLWRRRLERRKAFARLFVAACQAATVLGLVFLATLLVDVARDGAAYLRPELVTNFPSRFPHQAGYASALVGTLYVAGLMSVVAFPLGVAAAVYLEEYAPPGRLARLLEVNIANLAAIPSVLYGLLGLGLFVEGLRMGKSVLAGALTLTLLVLPLTILSSREAIRAVPFSVREAAYALGATRWQVVRHHVLPYASSGILTGTILSLSRAVGETAPLIMLGALQYVPFLPRGVWDYFTVLPIQIFNYVSLPNPEFHRLAAAGILVLLAVLLVLNGAAIGLRNRACIRW from the coding sequence GTGACCGCTGTGGCCGTGGAGCAGCTCTGGCGGCGACGTCTGGAACGGCGGAAGGCTTTCGCGCGGCTGTTCGTGGCCGCCTGCCAGGCCGCCACCGTCCTCGGTCTGGTGTTCCTGGCGACCCTGCTGGTGGACGTGGCCCGGGACGGGGCCGCCTACCTGCGGCCGGAACTGGTGACGAACTTCCCCTCACGGTTCCCCCACCAGGCGGGCTATGCCAGCGCCCTGGTGGGGACCCTGTACGTGGCGGGTCTGATGAGCGTCGTGGCCTTCCCCCTGGGGGTGGCCGCGGCGGTCTACCTGGAAGAGTACGCGCCGCCCGGCCGCCTGGCCCGGCTGCTGGAGGTCAACATCGCGAACCTGGCCGCGATCCCCTCGGTCCTGTACGGCCTTCTGGGCCTGGGGCTGTTCGTGGAAGGGCTGCGGATGGGCAAGAGCGTGCTCGCGGGGGCGCTGACCCTGACCCTGCTGGTCCTGCCTCTGACCATCCTGTCCAGCCGCGAGGCCATCCGGGCGGTCCCCTTCTCCGTCCGCGAGGCCGCGTACGCCCTGGGCGCGACCCGCTGGCAGGTGGTGCGGCATCACGTGCTGCCGTACGCGTCCTCGGGCATCCTCACGGGGACCATCCTGTCGCTTTCCCGGGCCGTGGGCGAGACGGCTCCCCTCATCATGCTGGGGGCGTTGCAGTACGTGCCTTTTCTGCCGCGCGGCGTGTGGGATTACTTTACGGTCCTGCCCATCCAGATCTTCAACTACGTGTCGCTCCCGAATCCGGAGTTTCACCGGCTGGCCGCGGCGGGCATCCTGGTGTTGCTGGCGGTCCTGCTGGTCCTGAACGGTGCC